In Novipirellula galeiformis, one DNA window encodes the following:
- a CDS encoding PVC-type heme-binding CxxCH protein encodes MCRPLLLLIASLWTSVAAADFPPLFNSEPEGDAPVMSATEAASRFTVPPQFRVTAFAAEPDVMNPIAMTWDARGRLWVAENFTYAEREQRFQLDLRDRVVIFDNTHLEKASVAKNEAALATSQDPAPVRSVFTDEVQMLTGIEVGHGGVWLMCPPKLIFIPDANGDDIPDGPGQVVLDGFEVAQQNYHNFANGIRFGPDGWLYGRCGGSCPGRIGKPGTPSHQRPALEGGIWRYHPRYEIVEVLTAGTTNPWGHDWNDVGEMFFCNTVNGHLWHMIPGAHFPRPFTLDPNRHAYEKIEMHADHWHFDTGQSWADSRDGAANDYGGGHAHCGTLIYQGDRWPDWYVGKLFTFNFHGRRANQERIERDGSGYVLRHDDDVFLARDPWFRGMDLSTGPDGNVFAIDWSDTGECHEHTGVHRESGRIYKISYDDAATTRTPRPAGNLASWSLVELANTHLPGNRWQRRQARMILIDRAHRGEDISAATIRLKEILNSRETRESTAVQALLTLHACGELDSHAMTKRLDHPYEYVRVWAIRLLTETWPIDDVMGAQWKAHLPVRVTQNADELLSRFAVMAEQDPSAAVRLALASTLQRLPLQDRPPLAKSLAQRGEDADDHNLPCMIWYGVMPLAKDHPSELVTVAQSCEQAKTLQWIARCLAEQIEHHPSALNALLDQVASRDDLEFQQAVLSGVRDGLRGWARAPRPQVWDQIALMDDAELRPAIRELSVVFGDGRAMDEITQIALGKQPTGATEEVSFEIRLAALETLIQSQSEELRSVCETLLSDARMNVLAAKGLSTLDDPQVAKMLVARYNRFRGTDKPQIVSLLSSRKSFAAALLDAIGSGKIPRRDLSAFQVRQIQSFGDPLLDQRIAEVWGEVRDSSQDKLRLIETLKNELTADVLAKANRSQGRALFQQHCQNCHRLYGEGGEVGPDLSGSNRSNMDYLLSNIIDPSSVVDKSYRMTILALDDGRVIHGVVTDSGTQTITIHTATESMTIPQRDVELQKMTEKSPMPEGLLAPLSDAGIQDLIAYLSYHAQVPLP; translated from the coding sequence ATGTGTCGCCCCTTGCTGTTACTCATCGCGTCCTTGTGGACCTCGGTTGCGGCAGCCGATTTCCCGCCGTTGTTCAATTCCGAGCCGGAGGGTGACGCTCCGGTGATGAGTGCAACCGAGGCGGCGAGTCGCTTCACCGTCCCGCCCCAATTTCGCGTCACGGCATTCGCCGCTGAACCCGATGTGATGAATCCGATCGCGATGACGTGGGACGCACGTGGTCGTTTGTGGGTTGCGGAAAATTTCACTTATGCGGAACGTGAGCAACGCTTCCAACTTGATTTGCGTGACCGTGTGGTGATCTTCGACAACACGCACTTGGAAAAGGCGTCGGTGGCGAAAAACGAGGCCGCTCTCGCTACCAGCCAAGATCCGGCCCCCGTCCGCAGCGTTTTTACGGATGAAGTCCAGATGTTAACGGGGATCGAAGTGGGCCATGGCGGCGTCTGGCTGATGTGTCCCCCAAAGTTGATCTTCATTCCCGATGCCAATGGCGACGACATCCCCGATGGGCCCGGCCAAGTCGTGCTGGACGGGTTTGAGGTTGCTCAACAAAACTATCACAACTTCGCCAACGGTATCCGCTTCGGACCGGACGGTTGGTTGTACGGTCGTTGTGGGGGCTCCTGTCCCGGTCGGATTGGCAAACCGGGCACGCCGAGCCATCAACGGCCGGCGCTCGAAGGGGGCATATGGCGTTATCACCCCAGGTACGAAATCGTCGAAGTCTTGACTGCGGGAACCACCAACCCCTGGGGACACGATTGGAACGACGTCGGTGAAATGTTTTTCTGTAACACGGTCAACGGCCATCTGTGGCACATGATCCCGGGAGCCCACTTTCCCCGTCCGTTTACGCTCGATCCGAATCGACACGCGTACGAGAAGATTGAAATGCACGCCGATCATTGGCATTTCGATACAGGGCAAAGCTGGGCCGATTCGCGTGACGGGGCAGCGAATGACTACGGCGGAGGGCATGCTCACTGCGGCACCTTGATCTACCAAGGCGATCGATGGCCCGATTGGTATGTCGGCAAATTATTCACATTTAACTTTCATGGACGGCGCGCCAACCAAGAGCGGATCGAACGCGATGGTAGCGGTTACGTGCTGCGTCACGACGACGATGTGTTTCTCGCCCGCGATCCATGGTTTCGCGGGATGGACCTTAGCACCGGACCGGATGGAAACGTGTTCGCCATCGACTGGAGCGATACCGGCGAGTGCCATGAACATACCGGCGTCCATCGCGAGAGTGGTCGGATTTACAAAATCAGCTACGACGATGCCGCGACAACGCGCACGCCACGCCCTGCGGGAAATCTCGCCTCATGGTCGCTGGTCGAGTTGGCCAACACCCATCTGCCTGGGAATCGATGGCAACGCCGACAAGCCCGCATGATCTTAATCGATCGAGCCCACCGCGGCGAAGATATCTCCGCGGCGACGATACGTTTGAAAGAGATCTTGAACTCCCGTGAGACACGCGAATCGACAGCGGTTCAGGCCCTGTTGACGCTGCACGCCTGCGGCGAACTCGATTCGCATGCGATGACGAAACGACTCGACCACCCTTACGAGTACGTGCGTGTTTGGGCGATTCGCTTATTGACCGAAACGTGGCCAATTGATGACGTGATGGGGGCGCAGTGGAAAGCACACCTTCCGGTTCGGGTGACGCAGAACGCTGATGAGTTGCTCTCGCGTTTCGCAGTGATGGCGGAACAGGATCCGTCCGCTGCGGTTCGGTTGGCGTTAGCTTCGACGCTGCAACGATTGCCGTTGCAGGACCGACCGCCGTTGGCTAAATCGCTGGCGCAGCGCGGCGAGGACGCTGACGATCACAACCTTCCATGCATGATCTGGTACGGCGTGATGCCGCTGGCGAAGGATCATCCAAGCGAATTGGTCACCGTTGCTCAATCATGTGAACAAGCTAAGACGTTGCAATGGATCGCTCGTTGTTTGGCCGAACAAATTGAACATCATCCCTCGGCGCTCAACGCGTTGTTGGACCAGGTGGCCTCTCGCGATGATCTTGAATTTCAACAAGCGGTTTTAAGCGGGGTCCGAGACGGATTGCGTGGCTGGGCGAGGGCACCGCGACCGCAGGTGTGGGACCAAATTGCGTTAATGGATGATGCCGAACTTCGACCCGCGATTCGCGAATTGAGTGTGGTGTTTGGGGATGGTCGCGCCATGGACGAGATCACTCAAATCGCATTGGGCAAGCAGCCGACGGGGGCCACCGAAGAAGTCTCGTTTGAAATCCGCTTGGCGGCTCTGGAAACCTTGATCCAAAGTCAAAGCGAGGAATTGCGATCGGTGTGCGAAACGTTGCTTTCGGACGCGCGGATGAATGTCTTGGCTGCAAAGGGATTATCCACACTGGATGATCCGCAAGTCGCCAAAATGTTGGTGGCCCGTTACAACCGATTCCGAGGCACGGACAAGCCGCAAATTGTTTCGCTATTGTCATCTCGCAAATCCTTTGCCGCGGCGTTACTCGATGCAATCGGCAGCGGCAAAATTCCTCGCCGCGATCTGTCCGCGTTTCAAGTCCGTCAAATCCAAAGTTTCGGCGATCCGTTGCTTGACCAACGGATCGCCGAAGTCTGGGGCGAAGTACGTGATTCATCGCAGGACAAACTGCGTTTGATCGAGACGCTGAAAAATGAATTGACGGCGGACGTGCTCGCTAAAGCGAACCGCAGTCAAGGACGAGCACTGTTCCAACAACATTGCCAAAATTGTCATCGCTTGTATGGCGAAGGTGGCGAGGTCGGCCCCGATCTTTCAGGTAGCAACCGCAGCAACATGGACTATTTGTTGTCGAATATCATCGACCCGAGTTCGGTGGTCGACAAGAGCTATCGGATGACGATTTTAGCGCTCGATGATGGTCGCGTGATCCATGGGGTGGTGACCGATTCGGGAACGCAAACGATCACGATTCACACTGCCACCGAAAGCATGACGATCCCGCAACGTGACGTTGAATTGCAAAAGATGACGGAGAAATCGCCCATGCCCGAAGGCCTATTGGCCCCCCTTTCAGACGCGGGAATCCAAGACTTGATTGCGTACCTGAGCTACCATGCTCAAGTCCCGCTCCCCTAA
- a CDS encoding pyridoxine 5'-phosphate synthase translates to MIELGVNIDHVATVRQARRTYEPDPVIAAALAEQGGADGITFHLREDRRHIQDRDVEVLMKTVTVKTNLEIACADEVVAIACQAKPTWALLVPESREEVTTEGGLNVLGDQGRIRAAVEKLKGEGILTSLFIDPEPEQVKASAEIGVEAVELHTGPYALARGAAQIHELDRLRSAGKVVSDLGMRLHAGHGLTYANVRPVAALPNMIELNIGHAIISRAVMVGMRDAVAEMRRILDLVS, encoded by the coding sequence ATGATCGAACTCGGCGTCAACATTGACCACGTCGCGACCGTTCGCCAAGCACGTCGCACCTATGAACCCGATCCGGTGATCGCCGCGGCGCTCGCGGAACAAGGGGGAGCCGATGGTATCACCTTCCATTTGCGGGAAGATCGCCGTCATATCCAAGACCGTGATGTCGAGGTCTTGATGAAAACAGTGACCGTTAAAACGAATTTGGAAATTGCCTGTGCGGATGAAGTCGTTGCGATCGCGTGCCAAGCCAAACCGACATGGGCGCTGCTGGTCCCGGAGAGTCGCGAAGAGGTGACGACCGAAGGCGGACTGAATGTGCTGGGCGACCAAGGCCGCATTCGGGCCGCAGTCGAAAAGTTGAAGGGCGAAGGTATTTTGACCAGCCTGTTTATTGATCCGGAACCCGAGCAGGTCAAAGCCTCCGCCGAGATCGGCGTCGAAGCGGTTGAATTGCATACCGGACCGTACGCATTGGCTCGGGGGGCTGCTCAGATTCACGAGCTCGATCGATTGCGATCCGCTGGAAAAGTCGTCTCGGACCTGGGCATGCGACTTCACGCCGGACACGGTTTGACGTACGCCAATGTTCGGCCCGTCGCGGCGCTGCCAAACATGATCGAATTGAACATCGGACATGCGATCATCAGCCGCGCCGTGATGGTCGGGATGCGTGACGCGGTGGCTGAAATGCGGCGGATTCTCGATCTCGTTTCGTAA
- a CDS encoding Y-family DNA polymerase — protein sequence MKRLLCIWLPNWPIQSVRLREASILNTESAKERAEPQGSRVVDRSAVARDDRGALHDIPSPTLLWADDPRRGRIVAACCRDASMRGVRIGMPLVETTPLLRHSPSPAASQAAELRPAEIRRHDPFMDGEMLKQLAAHIQQAITPRVAIESLDAQPWAGFPRQQPESLLCDVTGVWHLFDGVQGLIDAIENTFADHYAVQLHTRMAIAPNMAAAWALAHFGDHDVEISDEPTAAIASFPIEALRIARDTAITLHRLGVERIDQLLRLPRSGLATRLGKPLVDRISQAIGEIDEPLVTDVTSDALTYAHELEYPTRDLPILLHRMEGLLHQAKAGLARRNLGAIRLLCHLDMAVPPSQHVEVGLFAPSADVAHLHSLIAGRFENLSLRHDVVRLTLSIALTGPLRTVQTSLLSDGAPDSQSMGGTAVSRFVDKLSGRLGRDAVLGVKVHDDPLPENAHQTFPMTGQPIKNRRVESPQGTSGGAIPTRSHPSASRYRSPSATDAMRRPLTILDPPQPLVSLVPQVSNQLPEAFRLRGREIRMVGYWEPERIETRWWSGPTIRRDYYRVETDTGTCWWVYRDITASDASEWFLHGQFT from the coding sequence ATGAAACGGCTGCTGTGCATCTGGCTTCCCAATTGGCCCATCCAAAGCGTACGGCTGCGCGAAGCGTCAATCCTCAACACCGAGTCGGCTAAGGAGCGAGCGGAACCGCAGGGTTCTCGCGTCGTTGATCGCTCTGCGGTCGCACGTGATGATCGCGGAGCGCTCCACGACATTCCCTCGCCCACCTTATTATGGGCCGATGATCCTCGCCGCGGCCGCATCGTCGCGGCTTGTTGTCGTGATGCTTCGATGCGCGGCGTCCGGATCGGCATGCCGCTGGTTGAGACGACACCACTGCTGCGGCACTCTCCATCGCCCGCCGCGTCCCAAGCGGCGGAGCTTCGACCCGCTGAAATTCGCCGCCACGATCCGTTCATGGATGGTGAAATGCTCAAACAGCTGGCCGCTCATATTCAACAAGCGATCACACCACGCGTCGCAATCGAATCGCTTGACGCGCAACCTTGGGCGGGATTCCCACGTCAACAACCGGAATCGTTGCTGTGCGATGTCACGGGAGTCTGGCATTTATTTGACGGCGTCCAAGGATTGATTGACGCGATTGAAAACACATTCGCGGATCACTACGCGGTGCAGCTGCATACACGCATGGCCATCGCTCCAAACATGGCCGCCGCTTGGGCGCTCGCCCACTTTGGTGACCACGACGTGGAGATCAGCGACGAACCGACCGCGGCGATTGCCTCATTTCCGATCGAAGCCCTGCGGATTGCCCGTGACACCGCAATCACCTTGCATCGCCTTGGTGTCGAGCGAATCGATCAATTGTTACGTTTACCACGCAGCGGGTTAGCAACCCGATTAGGCAAACCGCTGGTCGATCGAATCAGTCAAGCGATTGGCGAAATCGACGAACCGCTAGTTACCGACGTGACGTCCGATGCATTGACGTACGCGCACGAACTGGAGTACCCGACTCGCGACCTGCCGATCTTGCTGCACCGCATGGAAGGTCTGTTGCACCAAGCCAAGGCGGGGTTAGCGAGACGGAACCTCGGGGCAATCCGTTTGTTGTGCCATTTGGATATGGCGGTCCCGCCGTCGCAACACGTCGAAGTCGGCTTGTTTGCTCCCAGCGCCGATGTTGCCCATCTGCACTCGTTGATCGCGGGGCGTTTTGAAAACCTATCGCTTCGCCACGATGTGGTCCGTTTAACCCTTTCGATTGCCTTGACCGGTCCCCTGCGGACCGTACAAACGTCGCTGCTGAGCGATGGAGCCCCCGATTCGCAAAGCATGGGGGGGACTGCGGTTTCGCGTTTTGTTGACAAACTCAGTGGTCGTCTCGGCCGCGATGCGGTGTTAGGAGTGAAGGTTCACGACGACCCGTTACCGGAGAACGCCCATCAAACGTTTCCTATGACTGGCCAACCAATCAAAAATCGCCGCGTCGAATCGCCCCAAGGAACCTCTGGCGGAGCGATCCCAACGCGTTCCCATCCATCGGCATCGCGTTACCGATCCCCTTCGGCGACCGACGCGATGCGGCGTCCGCTGACGATCCTCGATCCTCCTCAGCCACTTGTGTCCCTCGTCCCGCAGGTCTCGAATCAGCTTCCCGAAGCATTTCGTTTGCGGGGCCGTGAGATTCGAATGGTGGGGTACTGGGAGCCCGAGCGAATCGAGACGCGGTGGTGGAGCGGGCCCACGATCCGCCGCGACTATTATCGCGTCGAGACCGATACCGGAACCTGTTGGTGGGTTTACCGCGACATCACCGCAAGCGATGCGTCAGAGTGGTTTCTACACGGCCAATTCACCTAG
- a CDS encoding MotA/TolQ/ExbB proton channel family protein, translating to MSFFKITCPGCNKSLKISESLAGKSRACPYCRATVRIPEMPPPEAEPAFPGIQVAETPGSAKSRPKAGETAASVAGSMTPSIQTSAGSAVAPTVAGPTKKVVKPRRREKSWFSSGGDSASSDVSLVLSFLIGASAALVWYAATFPIQDTAFGQLFWQRGPVPFPTTFLMFWAIAILALKWLNLKKQKDAMLLDVLPTEVSAEITVGSIDRFIEHINQLPGASSDTFLINRVVRGIEHFRVRKSAAETVTMMESQSAIDANNVAGSYTILKVFIWSLPILGFIGTVMGVSSAVASLASSLSDGGSMDAMKVALQDVFGGLGTAFDTTLLALIMSMLVKIPASALQKSEEDLITSVDEYCNENLLRRLNDGREGGAERGMSGGGAESDIFRQAVEQALGTHHAEMEQWLSKLDTIGTHLTDQVAQGWNKVNKQIEVQQQKHVTVLHEQQLDQQARLQAQLDQMANAADKIQQTLSALSTQTATLQTQVNETFSQTNTSLSNHLSGVQSGLSSLSGVLEKLGDQQVVVQQVAAAPEPRRNGWFSKKSRANGRA from the coding sequence ATGTCCTTCTTTAAGATCACTTGCCCCGGCTGCAACAAGTCGCTGAAAATCTCGGAAAGTTTAGCGGGCAAAAGTCGTGCCTGTCCCTATTGTCGTGCGACGGTCCGCATTCCCGAGATGCCCCCGCCGGAAGCGGAACCTGCGTTTCCTGGGATCCAAGTCGCCGAGACACCGGGCTCTGCAAAATCGCGTCCCAAAGCAGGCGAAACCGCAGCGTCGGTTGCGGGATCGATGACCCCTAGCATCCAGACATCGGCCGGATCGGCTGTCGCTCCTACGGTTGCCGGCCCGACCAAGAAAGTCGTAAAGCCACGCCGACGCGAAAAAAGCTGGTTCAGCTCCGGAGGCGATTCGGCCAGTAGTGACGTCAGTTTGGTGCTCAGCTTCCTGATCGGTGCCAGCGCGGCGTTGGTCTGGTACGCCGCCACCTTTCCCATCCAAGACACTGCGTTTGGGCAATTGTTTTGGCAGCGTGGTCCCGTTCCTTTCCCCACGACGTTTCTGATGTTCTGGGCGATTGCGATCTTGGCGCTGAAGTGGCTGAATTTGAAAAAACAGAAAGACGCGATGTTATTGGACGTCTTGCCAACGGAGGTTTCTGCGGAAATCACCGTGGGGTCCATCGATCGCTTCATCGAACACATCAACCAGCTTCCCGGAGCGAGCAGCGATACGTTTTTGATCAACCGAGTGGTGCGCGGTATCGAACATTTCCGCGTACGTAAAAGTGCTGCCGAAACGGTCACGATGATGGAATCGCAATCGGCGATCGATGCGAACAATGTGGCGGGAAGCTACACGATCTTGAAGGTCTTCATTTGGTCGCTACCGATCTTGGGTTTTATCGGTACGGTCATGGGGGTTAGCTCGGCCGTCGCGAGTCTCGCCTCGAGCCTCAGTGATGGTGGCAGCATGGACGCGATGAAGGTCGCTCTGCAAGACGTCTTCGGTGGACTGGGGACCGCGTTCGATACGACGCTGTTAGCCTTGATCATGAGTATGTTGGTCAAAATCCCGGCTTCGGCGCTGCAAAAGAGCGAAGAGGATTTGATCACAAGCGTCGACGAATACTGTAACGAAAATCTGCTGCGTCGGCTCAACGACGGACGCGAAGGAGGTGCCGAACGGGGGATGAGTGGTGGTGGGGCGGAAAGCGATATCTTTCGCCAAGCTGTCGAGCAAGCGCTCGGAACTCATCATGCTGAGATGGAACAGTGGCTCTCTAAGCTCGATACCATTGGTACCCACCTGACGGATCAAGTCGCGCAAGGTTGGAACAAGGTCAACAAACAAATCGAAGTGCAGCAGCAAAAGCATGTCACTGTGTTGCATGAGCAACAACTCGACCAACAAGCCCGCTTGCAGGCCCAGTTGGATCAGATGGCAAACGCCGCAGACAAGATCCAACAAACCTTGTCGGCGCTCTCGACACAAACCGCCACGCTGCAAACTCAAGTAAACGAGACCTTCTCTCAGACGAATACTTCGTTGTCGAACCATCTCTCGGGGGTTCAATCGGGATTGTCGAGTTTGAGTGGCGTTTTGGAAAAACTTGGCGATCAACAGGTTGTGGTGCAACAAGTTGCGGCGGCCCCCGAGCCCCGTCGCAACGGTTGGTTTAGCAAGAAGTCTCGTGCCAATGGACGTGCATAA
- a CDS encoding LemA family protein, translating to MLNVVAIGLAAGLVVAISIFVARTYNVLLGLFEETRNSFSQIEVQLKRRYDLIPSLVEAARSYLSHERETLEAVISARQQASSKLNGLQNNLTDASAVRSWAASEEALGGAIGRLSMVIEAYPALKANESIAQLTEELTSTENRISFARQLYNDMATQFNIRRQNFPTVLFSPSIGFGDNIELLQFDDHAEIQHAPKFELVGA from the coding sequence ATGCTAAACGTTGTTGCCATCGGCCTAGCCGCCGGTTTGGTTGTTGCCATTTCGATCTTTGTTGCCCGCACCTACAACGTGTTGCTGGGCTTGTTTGAAGAAACTCGCAACAGTTTTTCGCAAATCGAAGTGCAGCTCAAACGCCGCTACGATTTGATTCCATCGCTCGTTGAAGCAGCACGCTCCTACCTTTCGCATGAACGCGAAACGCTCGAAGCGGTTATCTCGGCTCGCCAACAAGCCTCGTCAAAACTCAATGGATTGCAAAACAATCTAACCGACGCCAGCGCGGTGCGGTCGTGGGCGGCGTCCGAAGAGGCGCTCGGGGGTGCGATCGGCCGATTGTCGATGGTGATCGAAGCGTATCCCGCACTCAAAGCAAATGAATCGATTGCTCAATTAACCGAGGAATTGACCAGCACCGAAAATCGAATCTCCTTTGCCCGTCAACTGTACAACGACATGGCAACGCAATTTAACATTCGCCGCCAAAACTTTCCCACCGTTTTGTTCTCACCCTCGATTGGCTTTGGGGATAACATCGAATTGCTACAGTTCGATGACCACGCCGAGATTCAACACGCTCCCAAGTTCGAACTGGTTGGTGCATAG
- a CDS encoding DUF4200 domain-containing protein, producing MTRRPPAEDDDGGLDSLLDTMTNVVGILVLVLIVTQMSVAEVVTRVTSESTIDEEQVEELQKKLIAKKQEAFELNRILVDPLDIDADAQQAELQKSKELLERRKKNLAQRKQQMNEFAIKIESDREIAKKNAAEIANTKEQREKMKALLTTSLERKAELEAILDKTPRRQAPPDIQVSIPNPRPAPPGAKQATFVCVNNLVYPVNAEFFRKRAEIKAKAIIQRLGLDRDPAAGIDPEKFTPLYEKLKDQDDFFDVEYYVQSNTWPRIRLIPREGRGANESVLATPRSKFRREVLSQLDISKYYGRFYVLPDSFDVYVAARRLFSDQGVLAGWEPQNADWVYTSHIDGGIRLGPPPPPPKNPPDPNAPKPKPASVID from the coding sequence ATGACACGCCGGCCACCCGCGGAAGACGACGATGGTGGATTGGATTCACTACTCGATACAATGACCAACGTCGTTGGAATCTTGGTGCTCGTTCTGATCGTGACTCAGATGAGTGTCGCCGAAGTGGTGACACGCGTGACCTCCGAGTCGACCATCGATGAAGAACAAGTCGAGGAACTACAGAAAAAGCTGATCGCCAAAAAGCAAGAGGCGTTTGAACTCAATCGCATCCTGGTCGATCCCCTCGATATCGATGCGGATGCTCAGCAAGCCGAGCTGCAAAAGAGCAAGGAACTGCTGGAGCGACGCAAAAAGAACCTTGCCCAACGCAAACAGCAAATGAACGAATTTGCGATCAAGATCGAATCGGATCGCGAAATCGCAAAGAAGAATGCAGCCGAGATTGCTAACACCAAAGAGCAACGCGAAAAGATGAAAGCGTTGCTCACCACTTCGCTCGAGCGGAAAGCGGAACTCGAGGCGATCTTGGACAAGACGCCCCGACGACAGGCCCCACCCGACATCCAAGTCAGTATCCCCAACCCGCGTCCCGCACCGCCGGGCGCCAAGCAAGCCACCTTTGTTTGCGTCAACAATCTCGTCTATCCGGTGAACGCCGAGTTCTTTCGCAAACGTGCGGAGATCAAAGCCAAGGCAATTATCCAGCGTTTAGGACTCGATCGCGATCCCGCCGCCGGCATCGATCCTGAAAAGTTCACGCCGCTGTACGAGAAATTAAAGGACCAAGACGATTTCTTTGATGTTGAATACTATGTTCAATCGAATACTTGGCCGCGGATCCGCTTGATCCCTCGCGAGGGCCGCGGTGCAAACGAATCCGTGCTCGCCACCCCGCGTTCAAAGTTTCGTCGAGAAGTGCTCAGCCAACTGGACATCAGCAAGTACTACGGTCGTTTTTACGTCCTGCCGGATAGTTTTGATGTCTACGTCGCGGCCCGTCGATTGTTCAGCGACCAAGGCGTGCTCGCCGGTTGGGAGCCTCAGAATGCGGATTGGGTGTACACCTCGCATATCGATGGCGGTATCCGGCTGGGGCCTCCGCCGCCTCCGCCTAAAAACCCTCCCGATCCCAACGCGCCTAAACCCAAACCGGCATCGGTGATCGATTAG
- a CDS encoding M48 family metalloprotease: MFDFLSRQTRAKSTSSRYYALVLTAQALTSIATGVVIGYLLMFPVVYAFAAADAAKQPPVSGYHQWNASRNTSHRHRNVLEVGTRFLDAFAEPTEPDTRCVDPTTVFWFTSLFGISLSSFGILAATIYERRRIMQDGGWAIGLAVGGRRIESHPAAEERKLVNVVEELAIAFATKPPAIVVLDHEPGINVFAAGLTPADSILCVTHGALRHLPREELQGVIAHEFSHLTNGDTRLGTQLTAILYGLNSVRLIAESIFRIGRQTCDSNEEGSTAGYLWMFVAMVIWPFGLAGALAAAFLTLAITRSRETLADAEAVQKTRNPAALAKALRRIVGHPQRGQLLHPQTTIVAPMLFVDHHDTACWYATHPPIEKRLFALDPQGDATPIYSDVVTTPHHKDQAPKTLAAMKLLFADTTDFSPSAEPVTSSSLTSHATATHWGGGSVATLAQPAAAALSILHPQTFAISLPLLLALEPTGAVTECDPDWLEMIQQSDDATQTSWLTQIAQGVDGISASQREQLRSECQRCWDQLDDRDWTRRAWLWRIMRAIDPPPPPTTSTNVPLHDIAGCSRIILSVLSVCDGDDTMADYEFMRGWSQLRFADTSRLPEEALCWDDFEYAVQTMSHAPPPHIQALLVAIANVVSSDGRVSKAESAVIALVRGVLQ, encoded by the coding sequence ATGTTTGATTTTCTATCGCGGCAAACTCGCGCGAAGAGCACTAGCTCGCGATATTACGCGCTCGTGTTAACGGCGCAGGCGTTGACGTCAATCGCAACGGGAGTTGTGATCGGTTACTTGTTGATGTTTCCGGTCGTGTATGCATTTGCAGCTGCGGATGCCGCCAAACAACCGCCCGTGTCGGGCTACCATCAATGGAACGCCTCGAGAAATACCTCGCATCGCCATCGCAACGTCCTCGAGGTCGGCACACGGTTCCTCGACGCGTTTGCAGAACCTACCGAGCCCGACACGCGATGTGTGGATCCCACCACCGTATTCTGGTTCACCTCGCTGTTTGGAATCTCGCTTAGCAGTTTCGGAATCCTGGCAGCGACCATTTACGAACGTCGACGCATCATGCAAGACGGCGGCTGGGCGATCGGTTTGGCGGTCGGGGGGCGACGCATTGAAAGCCATCCAGCTGCGGAGGAGCGAAAACTCGTCAACGTGGTCGAAGAGTTGGCGATCGCGTTTGCAACCAAACCGCCGGCCATTGTCGTGCTCGATCATGAACCCGGAATCAATGTGTTTGCAGCCGGGCTAACTCCCGCAGACAGCATTCTTTGCGTGACCCACGGGGCTCTGCGTCATTTGCCTCGTGAAGAGTTACAGGGCGTAATCGCACACGAGTTCAGCCACTTGACCAATGGTGACACTCGTCTGGGGACCCAACTAACCGCGATCCTCTATGGACTCAATTCCGTTCGCCTGATTGCTGAATCGATCTTCCGTATCGGGCGTCAAACCTGCGATTCCAACGAAGAGGGAAGCACCGCAGGATACCTGTGGATGTTCGTCGCGATGGTGATTTGGCCCTTTGGGTTGGCCGGCGCTTTGGCCGCTGCGTTCTTAACACTTGCGATCACGCGATCGCGTGAAACACTAGCCGATGCGGAAGCGGTGCAAAAAACTCGCAATCCCGCTGCGTTGGCCAAGGCGCTACGCCGCATTGTGGGGCACCCCCAACGCGGCCAACTACTTCATCCACAAACCACGATCGTCGCCCCAATGTTGTTTGTCGATCATCACGACACCGCATGTTGGTACGCCACCCATCCTCCGATTGAAAAGCGATTGTTTGCTCTCGACCCCCAAGGAGACGCCACTCCGATCTACAGCGACGTGGTTACAACGCCCCACCACAAAGACCAGGCGCCGAAAACCTTAGCGGCAATGAAGTTATTGTTTGCCGACACCACGGATTTTTCCCCGTCGGCTGAGCCGGTCACGTCAAGCTCACTAACATCGCACGCTACGGCAACCCACTGGGGCGGCGGATCGGTCGCAACGCTTGCCCAGCCGGCCGCGGCAGCATTGTCGATTTTACACCCCCAAACGTTTGCAATTTCGCTTCCGTTGTTGCTGGCGTTAGAGCCCACCGGTGCGGTCACGGAGTGTGATCCGGACTGGCTAGAAATGATTCAACAGTCAGACGACGCAACCCAAACGTCATGGCTAACCCAAATCGCGCAAGGCGTCGATGGGATCTCCGCCTCCCAACGCGAACAACTTCGTTCGGAGTGCCAGCGTTGTTGGGACCAGCTGGATGACCGCGACTGGACACGACGGGCATGGTTGTGGAGGATCATGCGAGCGATCGATCCGCCTCCGCCCCCAACAACGTCTACGAACGTACCGCTGCATGACATCGCGGGATGCTCACGAATCATCCTATCGGTCCTTAGCGTTTGTGATGGCGACGACACGATGGCGGACTACGAGTTCATGCGTGGGTGGTCGCAGTTGCGTTTTGCCGACACCTCCCGTTTGCCGGAGGAAGCGTTGTGCTGGGACGATTTCGAGTATGCCGTGCAAACGATGTCGCACGCCCCACCGCCCCATATCCAAGCGTTATTGGTTGCGATTGCAAATGTCGTCTCCAGCGATGGCCGAGTCAGCAAGGCCGAATCCGCCGTGATCGCCCTGGTCCGTGGCGTCTTGCAGTAA